From the Pseudomonas putida genome, one window contains:
- the glnE gene encoding bifunctional [glutamate--ammonia ligase]-adenylyl-L-tyrosine phosphorylase/[glutamate--ammonia-ligase] adenylyltransferase: MRLPLPLELPASLQPLVVRNQQFLSDAVAGHADLDLHTWTPLHRQQFDQVAAASDFVLGVAQREPAMLFALIASGELDRRYAPGELRGQIAAAAQAAQSEDELARNLRRERNRQQLRIIWRDITRQAELGETCRDLSDLADAAIDEAYQWLYPRHCQQFGTPIGNRSGQPQHMVVLGMGKLGAVELNLSSDIDLIFAFPEGGETEGVKRSLENQEFFTRLGQRLIKALDPVTVDGFVFRVDMRLRPYGSAGALVLSFNALEQYYQDQGRDWERYAMIKARVVAGDQAAGAQLQDMLRPFVYRRYLDFSAIEALRTMKQLIQQEVRRKGMADNIKLGAGGIREVEFIAQAFQLIHGGRDLSLQQRPLLKVLATLEGQGYLPPAVVAELREGYEFLRYTEHAIQAIADRQTQMLPDSELDRERVAYILGFADWQSFHDQLMYWRGRVDWHFRQVIADPDEDEGEGELVVGGEWSPLWEQAQDEEAAGRQLEEAGFEQPAEALRRLAALRASPQLRSMQRIGRERLDAFIPRLLAQAVEHDNPDLVLERVLPLVEAVARRSAYLVLLTENPGALRRLLTLCAASPWIAEQIARYPLLLDELLNEGRLFSPPLAPELAAELRERLTRIPEDDLEQQMEALRHFKLAHSLRVAASEISGNLPLMKVSDYLTWLAEAILDQVLALAWRQTVARHGQPKRSDGSLCDPGFIIIGYGKVGGLELGHGSDLDLVFIHDGDPQAETDGAKPIDSAQFFTRLGQRIIHLLTTQTNSGQLYDVDMRLRPSGAAGLLVSSLGAFERYQQSEAWTWEHQALVRARVLVGCKQVATAFEGVRAKVLGQARDLGKLRSEVSEMRAKMRDNLGTKATLAGTAANAFDAGVAFDIKQDAGGIVDIEFMVQYAALAWSHEHPAILRWTDNIRILEELEQAGLMPASDAVLLREVYKAFRSASHRQALQKQAGVIDAAQFADERREVRRIWGELGLT, from the coding sequence ATGCGCCTACCTTTGCCGCTCGAACTGCCTGCTTCGCTGCAACCGCTGGTCGTCCGCAACCAGCAGTTTCTGAGCGATGCCGTGGCAGGCCACGCTGACCTCGACCTGCACACCTGGACCCCATTGCACCGGCAACAGTTCGATCAGGTTGCCGCTGCCAGCGACTTCGTCCTTGGCGTGGCCCAGCGCGAGCCGGCCATGTTGTTCGCCCTGATCGCCAGCGGTGAGCTGGACCGCCGCTACGCCCCGGGCGAGCTGCGCGGGCAAATCGCCGCTGCGGCCCAGGCCGCGCAGAGCGAGGACGAACTGGCGCGCAACCTGCGCCGCGAGCGCAACCGCCAGCAGCTGCGGATCATCTGGCGCGACATTACCCGCCAGGCCGAGCTGGGCGAGACCTGCCGCGACCTGTCAGACCTCGCCGATGCGGCTATCGACGAAGCCTACCAGTGGTTGTACCCGCGCCATTGCCAGCAGTTCGGCACGCCGATCGGCAACCGCAGCGGCCAGCCGCAGCACATGGTGGTGCTGGGCATGGGCAAGCTGGGCGCAGTGGAGCTGAACCTGTCGTCGGATATCGACCTGATCTTCGCCTTCCCCGAAGGTGGCGAAACAGAAGGCGTCAAACGCTCGCTGGAAAACCAGGAATTCTTCACCCGCCTGGGCCAGCGCCTGATCAAGGCGCTCGACCCGGTGACCGTCGACGGTTTCGTGTTCCGCGTCGACATGCGCCTGCGCCCCTATGGCTCGGCCGGCGCGTTGGTGCTCAGCTTCAATGCGCTGGAGCAGTACTACCAGGACCAGGGCCGCGACTGGGAACGATACGCGATGATCAAGGCGCGGGTGGTGGCTGGTGACCAGGCCGCCGGCGCGCAGCTGCAGGACATGCTGCGGCCATTCGTGTATCGGCGTTACCTGGACTTCTCGGCGATCGAAGCGCTGCGCACCATGAAGCAGCTGATCCAGCAGGAAGTACGGCGCAAAGGCATGGCCGACAATATCAAGCTTGGTGCTGGCGGCATCCGCGAGGTCGAGTTCATCGCCCAGGCCTTCCAGCTGATTCACGGCGGGCGTGACCTGAGCCTGCAGCAGCGGCCGCTGCTCAAGGTGCTGGCGACCCTGGAAGGCCAGGGTTACCTGCCGCCAGCTGTGGTGGCGGAGCTGCGCGAAGGTTATGAATTCCTGCGATATACCGAGCACGCCATCCAGGCCATCGCCGACCGCCAGACGCAGATGCTGCCGGACAGCGAGCTGGATCGTGAGCGGGTCGCCTATATCCTTGGCTTTGCCGACTGGCAAAGCTTCCACGATCAGTTGATGTACTGGCGGGGTCGGGTCGACTGGCACTTCCGCCAGGTCATCGCCGACCCGGATGAAGACGAAGGCGAAGGTGAGCTGGTGGTGGGCGGCGAGTGGTCGCCACTGTGGGAACAGGCACAAGATGAAGAGGCTGCCGGCCGCCAGCTGGAGGAGGCGGGCTTCGAGCAGCCGGCCGAAGCGCTGCGCCGCCTGGCCGCACTGCGCGCCAGCCCGCAGCTGCGCTCGATGCAGCGCATCGGCCGCGAGCGCCTGGATGCTTTCATCCCACGTTTGCTGGCCCAGGCCGTGGAGCATGACAACCCGGACCTGGTGCTGGAGCGCGTGCTGCCGCTGGTCGAAGCCGTGGCGCGGCGTTCGGCCTATCTGGTGTTGCTCACCGAAAACCCGGGTGCGCTGCGGCGCTTGCTGACCCTGTGTGCTGCCAGCCCGTGGATTGCCGAGCAGATCGCTCGGTACCCGTTGCTGCTCGATGAGCTGCTCAACGAAGGCCGCCTGTTCAGCCCGCCACTGGCGCCGGAGCTGGCCGCCGAGCTGCGCGAGCGCTTGACGCGCATCCCCGAGGACGACCTGGAACAGCAGATGGAGGCGTTGCGCCACTTCAAGCTGGCCCACAGCCTGCGCGTGGCCGCGTCGGAAATCAGCGGCAACCTGCCGTTGATGAAAGTCAGCGACTACCTGACCTGGCTGGCCGAAGCCATTCTCGACCAGGTGCTGGCCCTGGCCTGGCGCCAGACCGTGGCCCGCCATGGCCAGCCCAAGCGCAGTGACGGCAGCCTGTGCGACCCAGGGTTCATCATCATCGGCTATGGCAAGGTCGGCGGCCTGGAGCTGGGCCATGGTTCGGACCTCGACCTGGTGTTCATTCACGACGGCGACCCGCAAGCGGAAACCGACGGCGCCAAACCGATCGACAGCGCGCAGTTCTTCACCCGCCTGGGCCAGCGCATCATCCACCTGCTGACCACCCAGACCAACTCCGGCCAGCTGTACGACGTCGACATGCGCCTGCGCCCGTCCGGCGCGGCGGGGCTGCTGGTCAGCTCACTGGGGGCGTTCGAACGTTACCAGCAGAGCGAGGCCTGGACCTGGGAGCATCAGGCCCTGGTGCGCGCCCGTGTGCTGGTGGGCTGCAAGCAGGTGGCGACGGCGTTCGAGGGCGTACGCGCCAAGGTCCTGGGCCAGGCCCGCGACCTGGGCAAGTTGCGCAGCGAAGTGAGCGAGATGCGCGCCAAGATGCGCGACAACCTCGGCACCAAGGCCACGCTTGCCGGTACCGCGGCCAATGCCTTCGATGCCGGTGTGGCGTTCGATATCAAGCAGGATGCAGGCGGTATCGTCGATATCGAATTTATGGTGCAATACGCCGCTTTGGCCTGGTCTCACGAGCACCCGGCCATACTCCGATGGACCGATAACATCCGCATTCTGGAAGAGCTGGAGCAGGCAGGTTTGATGCCGGCCAGTGACGCGGTGCTGTTGCGTGAGGTGTACAAGGCGTTCCGCTCGGCGTCGCACCGCCAGGCCCTGCAGAAGCAGGCCGGGGTGATCGATGCGGCGCAGTTTGCCGATGAGCGCCGCGAAGTGCGGCGGATCTGGGGTGAGCTGGGGCTGACCTGA
- the waaF gene encoding lipopolysaccharide heptosyltransferase II — translation MRILIIGPSWVGDMVMAQTLFQCLKQQHPDCVIDVLAPEWSRPILERMPEVRQALSFPLGHGALELATRRRIGKSLAGQYDQAILLPNSLKSALVPFFAGIPKRTGWRGEMRFGLLNDVRKLDKARYPLMIERFMALAYAPGAELPQPYPRPNLQIEAQSREAAMAKFGLALDRPVLALCPGAEFGEAKRWPAEHYAQVADAMIRQGWQVWLFGSKNDHPVGEQIRDRLIPGFREESYNLAGETSLAEAIDLMSCADAVVSNDSGLMHVAAALNRPLVAVYGSTSPGFTPPLAEQVEVVRTGIECSPCFDRTCRFGHYNCLRLLEPGKVIAALHSLGGPNLIDTVAEVD, via the coding sequence ATGAGAATACTGATCATTGGCCCCAGCTGGGTCGGCGACATGGTGATGGCGCAGACCCTGTTCCAGTGCCTGAAACAGCAGCACCCCGACTGCGTGATCGACGTGCTGGCGCCCGAGTGGAGCCGGCCGATCCTCGAACGCATGCCCGAAGTGCGCCAGGCCTTGAGCTTTCCGCTCGGCCACGGCGCGCTGGAGCTGGCCACGCGTCGGCGCATCGGCAAGTCCCTGGCCGGCCAGTACGACCAGGCCATCCTGCTGCCCAACTCGCTGAAGTCAGCGCTGGTGCCGTTCTTTGCCGGCATCCCCAAGCGCACCGGCTGGCGTGGCGAAATGCGTTTCGGTCTGCTCAACGACGTGCGCAAGCTGGACAAGGCCCGCTACCCACTGATGATCGAGCGTTTCATGGCCCTGGCCTACGCGCCCGGCGCCGAGCTGCCGCAGCCGTATCCGCGGCCGAACCTGCAGATCGAAGCGCAGAGCCGTGAAGCCGCCATGGCCAAGTTTGGCCTGGCGCTGGACCGCCCGGTGCTGGCGCTGTGCCCTGGGGCCGAGTTTGGCGAGGCCAAGCGCTGGCCGGCCGAGCACTACGCCCAAGTCGCTGACGCGATGATCCGCCAGGGCTGGCAGGTGTGGTTGTTTGGCTCGAAGAACGATCACCCGGTCGGCGAGCAGATTCGCGACCGCCTGATTCCGGGCTTCCGTGAAGAGTCGTACAACCTGGCCGGCGAGACCTCGCTGGCCGAGGCGATCGACCTGATGTCCTGCGCCGATGCCGTGGTGTCCAACGACTCCGGCCTGATGCACGTGGCCGCCGCGCTGAATCGCCCGCTGGTCGCGGTGTACGGTTCCACTTCGCCAGGCTTCACGCCGCCGCTGGCCGAACAGGTGGAAGTGGTGCGCACCGGCATCGAGTGCAGCCCGTGCTTCGACCGCACCTGCCGCTTCGGCCACTACAACTGCCTGCGCCTGCTGGAGCCTGGCAAAGTCATCGCTGCCCTGCACAGCCTGGGCGGTCCGAACCTGATCGATACCGTGGCCGAGGTCGACTAA
- the waaC gene encoding lipopolysaccharide heptosyltransferase I, translating into MRVLIIKTSSLGDVIHTLPALTDAAHAIPGIRFDWVVEEGFAEIPSWHPAVDQVIPVAIRRWRKNIWQTIKSGEWKAFKQRVRERKYDLVIDAQGLVKSAWLTRYVKAPVAGLDRFSAREGWASRFYDRPLSVAVGQHAVERVRQLFAMALAYDLPEGIGHYGLDLDRLQLPPAAPYVVFLHGTTWATKHWPEAYWRELAERLGRRKLQVRLPWGNPAEKARAERIAQGLNNCQVLPKLNLAGVARVLAAAKACVAVDTGLGHLAAALDVPTISLFGPTNPGLTGAYGRVQVHQASDFPCAPCLQKKCTYKPSADDLRRFDLKREWPLCFTRLNPEHVASRLSALLLAEDVR; encoded by the coding sequence GTGCGGGTACTGATCATCAAGACCTCGTCGCTGGGTGATGTGATCCACACCCTGCCGGCGCTGACTGACGCCGCCCATGCCATCCCGGGCATCCGTTTCGACTGGGTGGTGGAAGAAGGCTTCGCCGAAATTCCCAGCTGGCACCCGGCGGTCGACCAGGTCATACCGGTGGCGATCCGCCGCTGGCGCAAGAACATCTGGCAGACGATCAAGAGCGGCGAGTGGAAGGCGTTCAAGCAGCGCGTTCGCGAGCGCAAGTATGACCTGGTGATCGATGCCCAGGGCCTGGTCAAGTCGGCCTGGCTGACCCGCTACGTCAAGGCCCCGGTCGCCGGCCTGGACCGCTTCTCGGCCCGTGAAGGCTGGGCCAGCCGCTTCTACGACCGGCCGCTGTCGGTTGCCGTCGGCCAGCATGCCGTGGAGCGTGTGCGCCAGCTGTTCGCCATGGCCCTGGCCTATGACCTGCCGGAAGGCATCGGCCACTACGGCCTCGACCTTGACCGCCTGCAACTGCCGCCGGCTGCGCCCTACGTAGTGTTTCTGCACGGCACGACCTGGGCGACCAAGCACTGGCCCGAAGCCTACTGGCGTGAACTGGCCGAGCGCCTGGGCCGGCGCAAGCTGCAAGTGCGCCTGCCGTGGGGCAACCCAGCCGAGAAGGCCCGCGCCGAGCGTATCGCCCAAGGCTTGAACAACTGCCAGGTGCTCCCCAAATTGAACCTTGCCGGCGTCGCCCGCGTGCTCGCGGCGGCCAAGGCCTGTGTGGCGGTGGATACCGGCCTCGGTCACCTGGCCGCAGCGCTGGACGTGCCGACCATTTCGCTGTTCGGCCCGACCAACCCGGGCCTGACCGGCGCCTACGGGCGCGTGCAGGTTCACCAGGCCAGCGATTTCCCATGCGCACCGTGCCTGCAGAAGAAGTGCACCTACAAACCGAGCGCAGACGACCTGCGCCGGTTCGATCTGAAACGCGAGTGGCCGCTGTGCTTCACTCGCCTGAATCCCGAGCATGTAGCGAGCCGCCTGAGCGCGCTGCTGCTGGCTGAGGATGTTCGTTGA
- a CDS encoding glycosyltransferase family 4 protein, with the protein MQLAFVLYKYFPFGGLQRDFMRIALECQKRGHQIRVYTLIWEGDIPPGFEVLVAPVKAIFNHRRNEKLSAWMEADLAKRPVDRLIGFNKMPGLDVYYAADGCFEDKAQTLRGGLYRRWGRYRHFAEYERAVFAKDARTEVLMISEVQQPLFIKHYGTPVERFHLLPPGISQDRRAPANAAEIRAEFRKEFNLGDDDLLLVQIGSGFKTKGVDRSLKALAALPSALRKRTKLMVIGQDDPKVFQLQSATLGLGEQVQFLKGRSDIPRFLLGADLLIHPAYNENTGTVLLEALVAGLPVLVSKVCGYAHYIDEADSGLVLDEPFEQEQLNAYLQRMLEDGQARADWSRNGLAFADSADLYSMPQHAADVILGQENA; encoded by the coding sequence ATGCAACTGGCTTTCGTGCTTTACAAATATTTCCCCTTCGGCGGGCTGCAGCGCGATTTCATGCGCATTGCCCTGGAATGCCAGAAGCGGGGCCACCAGATCCGCGTGTACACGCTGATCTGGGAGGGTGACATTCCGCCGGGCTTCGAGGTGCTGGTGGCGCCGGTCAAGGCGATCTTCAACCACCGCCGCAACGAGAAGCTCAGCGCCTGGATGGAAGCGGACCTGGCCAAGCGTCCGGTCGACCGCCTGATCGGCTTCAACAAGATGCCGGGGCTGGACGTCTACTACGCCGCCGACGGCTGCTTCGAGGACAAGGCGCAGACCCTGCGCGGTGGCCTGTACCGCCGCTGGGGCCGCTACCGGCACTTCGCCGAGTACGAGCGTGCGGTGTTCGCCAAGGACGCCCGTACCGAAGTGCTGATGATTTCCGAAGTGCAGCAGCCGCTGTTCATCAAGCACTACGGCACCCCCGTGGAGCGCTTCCACCTGCTGCCACCGGGTATTTCCCAGGACCGCCGCGCGCCGGCCAATGCCGCCGAGATCCGCGCCGAGTTCCGCAAGGAATTCAACCTGGGCGATGATGACCTGCTGCTGGTGCAGATCGGGTCGGGCTTCAAGACCAAGGGCGTCGACCGCAGCCTCAAGGCCTTGGCCGCGCTGCCATCGGCGCTGCGCAAGCGCACCAAACTGATGGTCATCGGCCAGGACGACCCCAAGGTGTTTCAGCTGCAGAGCGCGACCCTGGGCCTGGGCGAACAGGTGCAGTTCCTCAAGGGCCGCAGCGACATCCCGCGCTTCCTGCTTGGCGCCGACCTGCTGATCCACCCGGCGTACAACGAGAACACCGGCACGGTGCTGCTTGAGGCCCTGGTGGCCGGCCTGCCGGTGCTGGTGTCCAAGGTCTGCGGCTACGCCCACTACATCGACGAGGCCGACAGTGGCCTGGTGCTGGACGAGCCGTTCGAACAGGAGCAGCTCAATGCATACCTGCAGCGCATGCTGGAAGACGGGCAGGCCCGCGCCGACTGGTCGCGCAATGGCCTGGCCTTCGCCGACAGCGCCGACCTGTACAGCATGCCGCAGCATGCTGCCGATGTGATCCTGGGGCAGGAGAACGCATGA
- the rfaP gene encoding lipopolysaccharide core heptose(I) kinase RfaP: MKLIVAEPFKRLWAGRDAFDAVEALQGEVYRELEGRRTLRTEVEGEGFFVKIHRGIGWGEIFKNLLTAKLPVLGAGQEWQAIQRLHEVGVPTMTAVAYGERGSNPARQHSFIVTEELAPTISLEDFSIDWVKNPPEPRLKRALIAEVAKMTGGMHRAGVNHRDCYICHFLLHTDRPVTPEDFKLSVIDLHRAQTRAKISRRWRDKDLAALYFSALDIGLTRRDKLRFLRGYFQQPLRQILAEEAALLAWLERKAQKLYDRKQRYGDAL, from the coding sequence ATGAAGCTGATAGTGGCCGAACCCTTCAAGCGCCTGTGGGCCGGGCGTGATGCCTTCGATGCCGTGGAAGCGCTGCAAGGCGAGGTCTATCGCGAGCTGGAAGGCCGCCGCACGTTGCGTACCGAAGTCGAGGGCGAAGGCTTCTTCGTAAAGATCCACCGTGGCATCGGCTGGGGCGAGATCTTCAAGAACCTGCTCACCGCCAAGCTGCCTGTGCTGGGTGCCGGCCAGGAATGGCAGGCCATCCAGCGCCTGCATGAAGTGGGCGTGCCGACCATGACCGCTGTGGCCTATGGCGAGCGCGGCAGCAACCCGGCAAGGCAGCATTCGTTCATTGTCACCGAAGAGCTGGCACCGACCATCAGCCTGGAAGACTTCAGCATCGACTGGGTGAAGAACCCACCAGAGCCGCGTCTGAAGCGCGCGCTGATCGCTGAAGTGGCGAAGATGACCGGCGGCATGCACCGCGCCGGGGTCAACCACCGCGACTGTTACATCTGCCACTTCCTGCTGCACACAGACCGCCCGGTGACGCCGGAAGACTTCAAACTGTCGGTCATCGACCTGCACCGCGCCCAGACCCGGGCGAAAATCAGCCGCCGCTGGCGTGACAAGGACCTGGCCGCGCTGTATTTCTCGGCGCTGGACATCGGCTTGACCCGGCGCGACAAGCTGCGCTTCCTGCGCGGTTATTTCCAGCAACCGTTGCGGCAGATTCTGGCCGAGGAAGCGGCGCTGCTCGCCTGGCTCGAACGCAAGGCGCAGAAGCTCTACGATCGCAAGCAACGCTATGGGGATGCACTCTGA
- a CDS encoding lipopolysaccharide kinase InaA family protein: MAGWTLAPGYEHLASDFGSLDAVFALKGEHLTRDPLSEVIRVERDGVNYYVKRYTGAGKHMRRYLGRPRIKAEWQNLKQFAKWEIPTAEVVAWGLERKGLAFGRGAMITRELPHTEDLSALAERNDPRLADRVWVDKLSRQLARHTRVMHEHRFAHNDLKWRNLLVDDLGTLFFIDCPTGDFWRGFMWRHRMIKDLACLDKVAKYHLTATQRLRFYLQYRGRQRLNARDKRRIRQVLSFFEGRE; this comes from the coding sequence ATGGCGGGTTGGACACTGGCGCCAGGCTACGAACATCTGGCGTCGGACTTCGGCAGCCTCGATGCGGTCTTTGCCCTCAAGGGCGAACACCTCACGCGTGACCCGCTCAGCGAGGTCATCCGCGTCGAGCGTGACGGGGTCAACTACTACGTCAAGCGCTATACCGGCGCTGGCAAGCACATGCGTCGCTATCTGGGCCGGCCACGCATCAAGGCCGAATGGCAGAACCTCAAGCAGTTCGCCAAGTGGGAGATTCCCACGGCCGAAGTGGTGGCCTGGGGCCTGGAACGCAAAGGCCTGGCCTTTGGCCGTGGCGCGATGATCACCCGTGAACTGCCGCACACCGAAGACCTCTCGGCCTTGGCCGAGCGCAACGACCCGCGCCTGGCCGACCGGGTCTGGGTCGACAAGCTGAGCCGTCAGCTGGCGCGCCACACCCGGGTGATGCATGAGCACCGTTTCGCCCACAACGACCTGAAATGGCGCAACCTGCTGGTCGACGACCTGGGCACGCTGTTCTTCATCGACTGCCCGACCGGCGACTTCTGGCGCGGCTTCATGTGGCGCCACCGCATGATCAAAGACCTGGCATGCCTGGACAAGGTGGCCAAATATCACCTGACGGCGACCCAGCGCCTGCGCTTCTACCTGCAGTACCGTGGGCGTCAGCGCCTGAATGCACGCGACAAGCGGCGTATTCGTCAGGTGCTGAGCTTCTTCGAGGGAAGGGAATGA
- a CDS encoding lipopolysaccharide kinase InaA family protein, which translates to MTDYLASADLALLKRHGLNDFEALWALQLDAVDEPNTGRGGWSSVYRLELEGKGYYLKRQSDYLTRTLHRPFGEPTFAREFRNISRYQKLRIPALQAVFYGERKQNGQHRAILMTRALDEWSDLEGLLAQWPQLADDARVGILKACGQLARTLHGAGQVHGCFYPKHIFLRQRREGWEAQLIDLEKTRPLLFGMRDRLRDLEPLLRRAGAWSEADVRQLLAAYLQQPADSALVGTWLQRLTQRRREKEAR; encoded by the coding sequence ATGACCGATTACCTGGCCAGCGCGGACCTCGCGCTGCTCAAACGCCATGGCTTGAACGACTTCGAAGCGCTGTGGGCGCTGCAGCTCGATGCCGTGGACGAACCCAACACCGGCCGTGGCGGCTGGAGCAGCGTCTACCGCCTGGAGCTTGAAGGCAAAGGCTATTACCTCAAGCGCCAGAGCGACTACCTGACCCGCACCTTGCACCGGCCGTTTGGCGAACCGACTTTCGCCCGCGAATTCCGCAATATCAGCCGCTACCAGAAACTGCGCATCCCGGCCTTGCAGGCCGTGTTCTACGGCGAGCGCAAGCAGAACGGCCAGCACCGGGCGATCCTGATGACCCGTGCTCTGGACGAATGGAGCGACCTGGAGGGCCTGCTGGCGCAGTGGCCGCAGCTTGCCGATGACGCCCGGGTGGGCATCCTCAAGGCCTGCGGCCAGCTGGCGCGTACGCTGCACGGTGCCGGCCAGGTACACGGCTGCTTCTATCCCAAGCACATCTTCTTGCGCCAGCGCCGCGAAGGCTGGGAAGCGCAGCTGATCGACCTGGAAAAGACCCGGCCGCTGCTGTTCGGCATGCGCGACCGCTTGCGCGATCTGGAGCCGCTGCTGCGCCGTGCCGGTGCCTGGAGCGAGGCGGACGTGCGCCAGTTGCTGGCCGCCTACCTGCAGCAGCCTGCCGACAGCGCCCTGGTCGGCACCTGGCTGCAACGCCTGACGCAACGCCGTCGTGAAAAAGAGGCCCGCTGA
- a CDS encoding lipopolysaccharide kinase InaA family protein, whose protein sequence is MRLSELKDAGRSPTLPLSITLADAAGTADLQLLSLLRVLPGQRYVGAGIWRGTPVLAKLLVGSNAARHFQRELDGVKLLAKEGLTTPQLLADGLKEGEGGWLLFEFLEGAESLADAWAAVENLPVLADEQHLVLGEALTVVAQMHAQGLWQEDLHLDNLLRHGGKLYLIDGAGIKAETPGQQLSRPRVLENLGVFFAQLPKRLEPFIEELLVHYLLANAEHALPMEALQKQVDKVRSWRQKDYLEKAGRECSLFSVERSLSGLRAIRRSEVDAMLPVLEQADALIDKGHLYKTGGAASVARIEVNGRKLVLKRYNIKNTAHWFKRFWRPSRAWHSWIEGHRLEFLGIGTPRPLAVLEQRVMGLRSRAYLVTEYVDGPDLAACFAPYVDNGDAPEEQVDALVHVMQQLIRERISHGDFKGHNLFWDNDQWSLIDLDAMQQHATQLSFAPAYARDRARLLRNWPSGSALRQRLDRLLPRLAE, encoded by the coding sequence ATGCGTTTGTCCGAACTCAAAGACGCCGGGCGCAGCCCGACGCTGCCCTTGAGCATCACCCTGGCCGATGCTGCTGGCACGGCTGACCTGCAACTGCTCAGCCTGCTGCGGGTGTTGCCTGGCCAGCGCTATGTCGGCGCCGGCATCTGGCGCGGCACCCCGGTGCTGGCCAAGCTGCTGGTCGGCAGCAATGCCGCACGGCATTTCCAGCGCGAACTGGATGGCGTGAAGCTGTTGGCCAAAGAAGGCCTGACCACACCGCAACTGCTCGCCGACGGCCTCAAGGAAGGCGAGGGCGGCTGGTTGCTGTTCGAGTTCCTCGAGGGTGCTGAAAGCCTGGCCGATGCCTGGGCTGCGGTGGAAAACCTGCCGGTACTGGCCGACGAGCAGCACCTGGTCCTGGGCGAAGCCCTCACGGTCGTGGCACAGATGCATGCCCAAGGCCTGTGGCAGGAAGACTTGCACCTGGACAACCTGCTGCGCCACGGCGGCAAGCTGTACCTGATCGACGGCGCCGGCATCAAGGCCGAGACGCCCGGGCAACAGCTGTCGCGCCCACGTGTGCTGGAAAACCTCGGGGTGTTCTTTGCCCAGTTGCCCAAGCGCCTGGAACCGTTCATCGAAGAGTTGCTGGTGCACTACCTGCTGGCCAACGCCGAGCATGCGCTGCCGATGGAAGCGCTGCAGAAGCAGGTGGACAAGGTGCGCAGCTGGCGGCAGAAGGATTACCTGGAAAAGGCCGGTCGCGAGTGCAGCCTGTTCAGCGTCGAGCGCAGCCTTTCGGGCTTGCGCGCGATTCGCCGCAGCGAAGTGGACGCCATGCTGCCGGTGCTGGAACAAGCCGACGCGCTAATCGACAAGGGCCACCTGTACAAGACCGGTGGTGCGGCCAGCGTGGCGCGCATCGAAGTGAACGGTCGCAAGCTGGTGCTCAAGCGTTACAACATCAAGAACACCGCGCATTGGTTCAAGCGTTTCTGGCGCCCGAGCCGCGCCTGGCATTCGTGGATAGAAGGGCACCGCCTGGAGTTCCTCGGCATCGGCACGCCCCGCCCGCTGGCGGTGCTGGAGCAACGGGTGATGGGCCTGCGCAGCCGCGCCTACCTGGTCACCGAATATGTCGATGGGCCGGACCTGGCTGCGTGTTTCGCGCCCTACGTGGACAACGGCGATGCGCCGGAAGAACAGGTCGATGCCCTGGTGCACGTCATGCAGCAGCTGATTCGCGAGCGCATCAGCCACGGTGACTTCAAGGGCCACAACCTGTTTTGGGATAACGACCAGTGGTCGCTGATCGACCTGGACGCCATGCAGCAGCACGCCACCCAGCTCAGCTTCGCCCCGGCCTACGCCCGAGACCGGGCGCGGCTGCTGCGCAACTGGCCGAGCGGCAGCGCCTTGCGTCAGCGGCTGGACAGGTTGCTGCCCAGGCTGGCCGAGTAG